The genomic DNA CAAACAGTCTGACGGAAATATTAACCGGTTTTGCAAACTCTCCAACAATGTTTAATGGAAGCATTATTGGAATTGGTGCTAAGAATCCCTTAAGATATCCAAAGAATCCCTCAGTTTTAATTCCAGCTCTTAAGAATGTTATGGTAGTTAAAATTGCTAATCCAACTGTTGTATTTAAGTCTGCTGTCGGAGTTCTGAAGGCTGGCGCAATTGTTAAATGTCCATTTTCTAGAAAAAACCATGGGATTGGGAAAAATCCTATAATATTTGATGTAAATATTATTAAAAATAATGGTCCGATATAAGAGAAATATTTTTTCTTCCAACTTCCCATCATTTGTCCTATCACATCTTCTAGAAATCCATATATAAGCTCTAGAAACAACTGTATTTTTCCTGGAATAACCTGAAGATTGCTTGTTCCAATCTTAAATACCAGGAACATAAATAAAATCAAAAACCATGTGGTAACAACTGTGATTGTAACTGGCAATCCAAAGTGTCCATTCCCTGTAACCATTGCAAAGGGCATCTTATGTAAAAACTCTGGCAACGGCACAAAGAATACAATTCTTGGTCCTTCCACTAGTGGTGGAGTTATAAACTCTATAGACTTTATATGTCTAATAAGTCCTCCTATTATAGCAATTATTGCTATTGGAAGGATTGTTTTTAATTTCTTCATAGATTCCTATACCCTCCTTTCTTAATGTTATTTTAGGTGCTTATCCCTAAATTTTAAAACTCTATCAGAAAGGGCCATCAATTGAATATTAAATTTCACATTCAACAACCCCAGTCCTGAACAAATTACCATTGACAGCCCAAAGAACTTAGCCATCACTCCAAGATACACTATGTACAATACATAACGTTGAAGATAACCAAGAATAGCCCTTTTTTTAGAGCCGTCCTTGGTTGCTATTATTTTTTTTACATCTATGCAAAGGAGATAAAGAGAAAGTATTGATACCAATGCTCCTGTAAACATACCTAAATATACCTCTTTACTTTGCACAAGTACCCCATAAATTAATATTATTAGAGCAGTTATTCCAGCTCTTTTAAATAATCTTTTTATATCTTCCACCAAATCACCTTATTTTTTCATTATCAGTTTGTAACAGCTATAAAACCCACTTGCTACTCCAAGTAAAACAAATGTGATAAATAAAAGTGTGCTTTTAATAAGAAAGTGTTCTATAAGTTTGTAAGCTCCAATACACACAAATATATTTCCAACCATTGCCAACCCTAAATGTCCCAGAAGTGTAAATGCATGTACCATATCCTTATTAAACCATTTCAGATATTTCATATCCACCTCACTTCTACACTATATAATTTTATAATATAAAACAGTATTAGTCAAACATATTATTGATTTAGTACCATATTTTAAGGTACTTTGTGATAAAATTTCACTATTTTTTCAAAAGATAGATGTTTCTTTTTCCAGCTATTTTATCATTTATTAAAATTTTTATAAGTTTTAAGTTCGCATTTAATACACTTTTTTTTATTTCATCTTCTGTAAAAATTTTTTTTGTGTACGATTCTGTAAATTTGTCCCAACTTCCTCTTGAGTTTTTCAAAAAGTATGTGGCATCAATATAATCGATACCTCCATCAATTTCATGCTCCCATATACATGTTAAATCCTTTCTGTTATCTACAAAAAGATCATTAGGAAACATCTCATTCATGAACTTTCTGTCCACAACATCAAAGATATATATTCCATTTGGATTTAGTGATTTATATACACTTTTGAAATGACACTCAAGTTCATCTAAAGTTAGAATATGATTTACAGTATCAAAGAGCGAAACCATTATATCATATGTTTTCCCAGTATCAAAGTCTATCATATTTCCAAGAAATAATCCAACTTCTCTATGTTTAAGTTTTTTAAATGCAATTTTTAGCATATCTTCAGATAAATCCATTCCATCGCATTTATAATTTTTAGCCATTCTAAGAAGCAATTCTCCTGTTCCACAACCTATATCCAAAAGAGTATTTCCATTTGGTTTCCCCTCTTTTATAAGTTCTTCCATTTGATTT from Fusobacterium hominis includes the following:
- the atpB gene encoding F0F1 ATP synthase subunit A; the encoded protein is MPFAMVTGNGHFGLPVTITVVTTWFLILFMFLVFKIGTSNLQVIPGKIQLFLELIYGFLEDVIGQMMGSWKKKYFSYIGPLFLIIFTSNIIGFFPIPWFFLENGHLTIAPAFRTPTADLNTTVGLAILTTITFLRAGIKTEGFFGYLKGFLAPIPIMLPLNIVGEFAKPVNISVRLFGNAFAGGVIMGLLYMGAPAVVPAALHLYFDLFQGLVQSFVFIMLSMVYIQGALGDSEYIEEAV
- a CDS encoding ATP synthase subunit I, with the translated sequence MEDIKRLFKRAGITALIILIYGVLVQSKEVYLGMFTGALVSILSLYLLCIDVKKIIATKDGSKKRAILGYLQRYVLYIVYLGVMAKFFGLSMVICSGLGLLNVKFNIQLMALSDRVLKFRDKHLK
- a CDS encoding AtpZ/AtpI family protein; translated protein: MKYLKWFNKDMVHAFTLLGHLGLAMVGNIFVCIGAYKLIEHFLIKSTLLFITFVLLGVASGFYSCYKLIMKK
- a CDS encoding class I SAM-dependent DNA methyltransferase, with translation MYKIFSKLYDKFMKYSDYGAWENQMEELIKEGKPNGNTLLDIGCGTGELLLRMAKNYKCDGMDLSEDMLKIAFKKLKHREVGLFLGNMIDFDTGKTYDIMVSLFDTVNHILTLDELECHFKSVYKSLNPNGIYIFDVVDRKFMNEMFPNDLFVDNRKDLTCIWEHEIDGGIDYIDATYFLKNSRGSWDKFTESYTKKIFTEDEIKKSVLNANLKLIKILINDKIAGKRNIYLLKK